The Vibrio gallaecicus genome contains a region encoding:
- a CDS encoding TadE/TadG family type IV pilus assembly protein has translation MLPSLRKQSGHAALLFALIIPGVWGLFTLAIDGSRALQNKARLGDAAEVSALALAARNSENEQENRALATLYIDAYLEDKESIQSINIVRTECKASSQTDCDGGTRYNEYAIDIVTTHNSWLPTNGDLVGFGETYDVSHDSIARKYQGDSIDISFVVDYSGSMNENWKGKKKYKAVREIVNSVLDELDKYQDTALTLNRVSIIPYSEYTDKLGSDGITECRDSQLLQQCRSQCYSTYSQCYSSCNSWDWNCRNRCTSTYYDCEDDCYDQYDNRGTIEFIDELHYANTNSNTVDPTVTVNNIWNNQADNRDMVCNFDKYDNDSYPFFNLSFTDNFTSIKNSMKNFRPDGWTGSYQGIIKSAQFFGDLTDPNPRQLMVILSDGLDKVGNGTFRYGTPTASLVNAGMCTEIKAELNSRQTNSNRPVNFQMAFVGFDYTVSDNQALANCVGIENVYDAADPDELLDIILNLISEEIGHLK, from the coding sequence CAAAGTGGGCATGCTGCATTGCTGTTTGCTTTGATCATTCCAGGGGTATGGGGCTTATTTACATTAGCGATTGATGGTTCCCGCGCATTACAAAATAAAGCTCGTTTAGGAGATGCAGCAGAAGTATCAGCTTTGGCTCTTGCAGCTAGAAATAGTGAAAATGAACAAGAAAACAGAGCTCTTGCTACTTTGTATATTGATGCTTACTTAGAAGATAAAGAAAGCATTCAATCAATTAATATTGTTAGAACAGAATGTAAAGCGAGTTCTCAGACGGACTGTGACGGTGGAACTCGTTATAACGAATATGCCATTGATATTGTGACAACACATAATTCTTGGTTACCGACAAACGGTGACTTGGTAGGATTTGGTGAAACTTATGATGTGAGCCATGACAGTATTGCACGTAAGTACCAAGGGGATAGCATAGACATTTCTTTTGTTGTCGATTATTCGGGTTCCATGAATGAGAATTGGAAAGGGAAAAAGAAATATAAAGCGGTACGAGAGATTGTTAATTCAGTATTAGATGAACTCGATAAATACCAAGACACAGCTTTAACGTTGAATCGTGTTTCTATCATTCCTTACTCTGAATATACCGACAAACTAGGGTCCGATGGCATTACTGAATGCAGAGATAGTCAGTTGTTACAGCAGTGCAGAAGCCAATGCTACAGCACTTATAGTCAGTGTTACTCCAGCTGTAATAGCTGGGATTGGAATTGTAGGAATAGATGCACTTCGACATATTACGATTGCGAAGACGATTGTTATGACCAATATGATAACCGTGGAACGATTGAATTTATTGATGAATTACATTATGCCAATACTAATAGCAACACGGTTGATCCGACTGTAACTGTTAATAATATTTGGAATAATCAAGCTGATAATAGAGACATGGTTTGTAATTTTGATAAGTACGACAATGATTCTTATCCATTTTTTAACTTGAGTTTCACCGATAACTTTACCTCTATAAAAAACAGCATGAAGAACTTTAGACCGGATGGTTGGACAGGTTCCTATCAGGGAATCATCAAGTCTGCTCAGTTTTTCGGTGACTTGACGGATCCAAATCCTAGGCAATTAATGGTCATACTCTCTGATGGGCTAGACAAAGTGGGGAATGGAACATTTAGATACGGGACCCCAACTGCAAGCTTGGTCAATGCTGGTATGTGTACTGAGATAAAAGCTGAGCTAAACAGTAGACAAACTAATTCAAACCGACCCGTTAACTTCCAAATGGCGTTTGTTGGTTTTGACTATACCGTTAGTGATAATCAAGCTTTAGCGAATTGCGTTGGTATCGAAAATGTTTATGACGCAGCAGATCCAGATGAATTACTCGATATCATTCTTAATTTAATTTCAGAAGAAATAGGGCACTTAAAGTAG
- a CDS encoding OmpA family protein, with product MKRTLILITALGLANTAFASTSSELFNYYCAKPSLDKAVSVEAGEVVTVIPKAGSMNLVVTYENDANIELSELIANQFKVDKDCSEFLIANGHLQNASQGDVLARVYFDFDSSTLSKQSKYILDKIIRIAQHTDNDFLLEGHTDARGSENYNFTLGLKRAQAVGTLLDENEVNTLASSQGESSPVANNTTQAGQAKNRRVEIILN from the coding sequence ATGAAACGAACTCTTATCCTAATCACAGCTTTGGGTCTGGCAAATACAGCATTTGCTTCGACTTCTTCTGAACTTTTTAATTATTACTGCGCGAAGCCGTCACTGGATAAAGCGGTGAGTGTTGAAGCCGGTGAGGTGGTTACCGTTATCCCAAAAGCGGGAAGCATGAACCTAGTCGTGACCTATGAAAATGATGCTAACATTGAGCTTTCAGAGTTGATTGCTAATCAATTTAAAGTCGATAAAGATTGCTCTGAATTTCTTATCGCAAATGGACACCTTCAAAACGCCTCACAAGGGGATGTGCTAGCAAGGGTGTACTTTGATTTTGATAGTTCTACGTTGTCTAAACAATCAAAATACATACTAGATAAAATCATTCGAATTGCGCAGCACACGGATAATGACTTTTTACTTGAAGGTCACACTGATGCAAGAGGAAGTGAAAATTATAATTTCACACTTGGTCTAAAGCGAGCACAAGCGGTTGGGACACTTTTAGATGAAAATGAAGTTAATACTTTGGCTTCTTCTCAAGGGGAAAGCAGCCCTGTAGCGAATAATACGACTCAGGCGGGCCAAGCTAAAAATAGACGAGTTGAGATTATTCTAAACTAA
- a CDS encoding glutathione S-transferase → MSLPTLYSLRRCPYAMRARMGLLLAEQSVMLRDIVTRNKPKELLEASPKGTVPVIVLDNGEVIEQSLDIMLWALSNSDPHNLLRLDEPLIASEIIELVSQSDTHFIPLLEQYRASARYHNDDLEQRRNLCEELITDLEKRLKKYAYLFGEMPCLADYALMPFVSQFSRVEKKWFVQSQYSGVGRWLKNHYESALYTRIMKQYPQWVESQQEFLFK, encoded by the coding sequence ATGTCGCTACCCACTTTATACTCATTACGCCGTTGCCCATACGCGATGCGGGCAAGAATGGGATTACTGCTAGCAGAGCAATCCGTAATGCTAAGAGATATTGTTACTCGCAATAAGCCCAAGGAGTTATTAGAAGCCTCACCAAAGGGCACTGTGCCTGTGATCGTTCTAGATAATGGAGAAGTGATAGAGCAAAGCCTAGATATTATGTTATGGGCTTTATCCAATAGTGATCCGCACAATTTACTTCGTTTGGATGAGCCTTTAATAGCAAGCGAAATTATAGAATTAGTCAGTCAAAGCGATACGCATTTCATTCCACTTCTAGAACAATATAGAGCATCCGCTAGATACCATAATGATGACCTAGAGCAACGTAGAAACCTATGTGAAGAACTCATCACCGACTTAGAAAAACGCTTGAAAAAGTACGCCTATTTATTTGGTGAGATGCCTTGCCTTGCTGACTACGCATTAATGCCTTTTGTCAGTCAGTTTTCAAGAGTTGAAAAGAAGTGGTTTGTTCAGTCTCAATATTCAGGTGTTGGTCGTTGGTTGAAGAACCATTATGAAAGTGCTTTATATACAAGAATAATGAAGCAATATCCGCAGTGGGTTGAAAGCCAGCAGGAGTTTTTGTTTAAGTAA
- a CDS encoding peptidase U32 family protein: MSRKIELLAPGGDVEAIKAAIVAGANAVYCGLDTFNARNRASNLSLDELNGVIRLAHEYGCEVFLTLNVVLLEHEIKSISKLLNQLVNTKLDGIIVQDLGLFDLVKKHFPSLDVHASTQLTTHNEGQIKFLSKIGATRVNLSRELNLPEIKMLTEVAHDHDVLTEVFVHGALCIAFSGQCYSSSVSVGNSGNRGRCSQACRDEYEITNAGNKFPLNLKDNSAYYDLPELVDAKVDSLKVEGRIKGAHYVYTVVDTWRKQIDSFVESGLLIEDDSNLHKVFNRDFTNSFLKGNLTKDMFIDNPRDNSVNYAVDKAASETDSISVVQIQEVTDNLYSSKNELGEEMREKIQYLDIRKTSLTLAFTAKLGQPFKVSVISDKETFEVTSPSILSAAGEKAITTELLEKRFKSVKSAIHSLDNYDFEQLDAGLAIPLKEVTALKEEIDFILNGSVKVIKHVEVPALPKYPKVNDTPTLSMLIADVEDLHLCDVTEADIYFKLPESFKKRCNKYIDILAENPRLIPWFPAVLIGKDYDEAVRILEEIKPARIVTNNTGIAYKAYEMGIEWVAGPFMNTTNSHALVTLKEELNCAGAFISNEINKGQIRHISRPENFKLFYSIYHPILMMTSRQCFFQRTVGCNKPSIEAGCMLKCEKATTITNVKGISFAVDKQKGGYPSIYNHEQFLNHDAVSDFSGLFDEFFIDLTNIGAGSKEVQDKVELIKHFEGLINGVEGSEQSLESMVEVRTNAQYVQGL; encoded by the coding sequence ATGAGCAGAAAAATTGAGTTATTAGCCCCTGGTGGCGATGTAGAAGCAATTAAAGCGGCCATCGTTGCGGGAGCAAACGCGGTTTATTGTGGTTTAGACACCTTCAACGCTCGTAACCGAGCATCCAACTTATCATTAGATGAATTGAACGGTGTAATTCGCCTTGCTCATGAATATGGTTGTGAAGTGTTTTTGACTCTGAATGTTGTACTTTTAGAGCATGAAATTAAGAGCATCAGCAAGTTGTTAAACCAACTGGTGAATACCAAACTGGACGGCATTATTGTTCAAGACTTGGGTTTATTTGATCTAGTTAAGAAGCACTTTCCATCACTAGATGTCCACGCTTCTACTCAGCTTACAACACACAATGAAGGTCAGATTAAGTTCTTGTCTAAAATTGGCGCTACTCGCGTTAACCTTTCTCGTGAGCTGAACCTACCTGAAATCAAAATGCTGACAGAAGTCGCACATGATCATGATGTACTAACGGAAGTGTTTGTACATGGTGCTTTGTGCATTGCTTTCTCGGGGCAGTGTTACTCAAGCTCTGTAAGTGTGGGTAATTCAGGAAACCGTGGTCGTTGTAGCCAAGCATGTCGCGATGAATATGAAATCACGAATGCTGGTAATAAGTTCCCGCTTAACTTAAAAGATAACTCTGCTTATTACGACTTACCGGAATTGGTTGACGCAAAAGTAGATTCTTTGAAAGTTGAAGGACGTATTAAAGGCGCGCACTACGTTTACACCGTGGTTGATACATGGCGTAAACAGATTGATAGCTTCGTTGAAAGCGGCCTATTGATCGAAGATGATTCGAACCTACATAAAGTATTCAACCGAGATTTCACAAACTCTTTCCTTAAGGGCAACTTAACGAAAGATATGTTCATTGATAACCCTCGTGACAACAGCGTCAATTATGCAGTTGATAAAGCTGCATCAGAAACTGATTCTATTTCAGTGGTTCAAATCCAAGAAGTGACTGACAACTTATACAGTTCTAAGAACGAGCTTGGCGAAGAGATGCGTGAAAAAATTCAATATTTGGATATTCGCAAAACTTCACTAACGTTAGCCTTTACTGCAAAGCTTGGCCAGCCTTTTAAAGTGTCTGTTATTTCAGATAAAGAAACGTTTGAAGTGACATCGCCATCTATTCTTTCAGCTGCCGGTGAGAAAGCCATTACTACTGAGCTTTTAGAGAAACGCTTTAAGTCTGTGAAAAGTGCTATTCATAGCTTAGACAACTATGACTTTGAGCAGTTAGATGCGGGCTTAGCGATTCCACTAAAAGAAGTGACTGCGTTGAAAGAAGAAATTGATTTCATCTTAAATGGCTCAGTTAAAGTGATTAAGCACGTTGAAGTTCCAGCTTTGCCTAAATACCCTAAAGTAAATGACACTCCAACGTTATCAATGCTTATTGCGGATGTTGAAGATTTACATTTATGTGATGTGACTGAAGCCGATATTTACTTCAAATTGCCAGAAAGCTTTAAGAAACGTTGTAATAAATACATCGATATCCTTGCTGAAAATCCTCGTTTGATTCCTTGGTTCCCAGCGGTATTGATCGGTAAAGATTACGATGAAGCGGTTCGTATTTTAGAAGAAATTAAACCGGCACGCATCGTCACGAACAACACTGGTATTGCTTATAAAGCTTACGAGATGGGAATTGAGTGGGTCGCAGGACCATTCATGAATACGACCAATTCACATGCATTAGTGACGCTGAAAGAAGAGCTTAACTGTGCGGGTGCATTTATCTCAAATGAGATCAATAAAGGTCAAATTCGCCACATTAGCCGCCCAGAAAACTTCAAACTGTTTTACAGCATCTATCACCCAATCTTGATGATGACGAGCCGACAGTGTTTCTTCCAAAGAACGGTAGGTTGTAATAAACCAAGTATCGAAGCTGGCTGTATGCTGAAATGTGAGAAAGCAACGACTATCACAAACGTGAAAGGCATTTCATTTGCGGTTGATAAGCAGAAAGGTGGTTACCCAAGTATTTATAACCATGAGCAGTTCTTGAATCATGACGCCGTGTCAGACTTCTCAGGTTTATTCGATGAGTTCTTTATTGACCTGACTAACATTGGTGCAGGCTCAAAAGAAGTACAAGATAAAGTCGAGTTAATTAAGCATTTCGAAGGCTTAATTAATGGTGTTGAAGGTTCAGAGCAGAGCTTAGAAAGCATGGTTGAAGTTCGCACTAATGCTCAGTATGTACAAGGGTTGTAA
- a CDS encoding acyl-CoA thioesterase — MNTLLADYPVITEIPVAWGEMDALNHVNNAVYFRYFETARLDFFKHVELMEEMAVTKIGPVLGDTYCKYFRPVTYPDTLLIGSKITDVQDDRFTMEYTIVSSKQQKVTTVGNATIVMFDFASNQKALLSIRLHSAIQEMNGLVTQ; from the coding sequence ATGAATACACTGTTAGCTGACTACCCTGTGATTACTGAAATCCCTGTCGCTTGGGGTGAAATGGACGCTCTGAATCACGTCAACAATGCCGTTTATTTTCGGTATTTCGAAACAGCACGCTTGGACTTCTTTAAACACGTCGAGCTAATGGAAGAAATGGCAGTGACCAAAATTGGTCCTGTTCTGGGGGATACCTACTGTAAATATTTTCGACCTGTCACCTATCCTGATACTTTGTTGATTGGATCAAAAATCACCGATGTTCAGGATGATCGATTTACAATGGAATACACCATTGTCAGCAGTAAACAGCAAAAGGTAACCACAGTTGGGAATGCAACTATCGTGATGTTTGACTTTGCATCAAACCAGAAAGCGTTATTGTCGATTCGCTTGCACAGTGCCATTCAAGAAATGAACGGGTTAGTGACTCAATAA